The DNA region CAGCGCGCCGCCGGCCGACGGGTCAGCCGCGCAGCGCCGCCCACACCAGGCGCGGGTCGGCGCCGCCGACGCGCACCATCCGCACCCACAGCAGGGTCATGTGCTCGAGGTGCAGCGCCTGCGCCAGGCCCCCTACGTCCACCGCCTCCCAGCCCAACTCGGTGGCCAGGCCAGCCACCAGGGCCTTGCTCGCGGCATCGTCCCCACAGATCGGCATCATCGGCCTGACGCCGCGGGTGGCCTCGCGTCGGACGAAGTTCTCGTAGCCGTACACGCTGAACGCCTTGACGACGCGCGTGCGTGGCAAGGCGGCTTGCACGGCTTCCGATCCCGAGCGCTCGCTCCGCAGACCGTGCTGCAGCCCGGGGCCGACGGGATTGGTGCAGTCGACGAGCACCTTGCCGGACAGGGCGTCGCCCATCGTCGCCGCCACGTCGTCGAGGGCGCCGAACGGCGTGGCCAGGAACACCACGTCGGCCGAACGGAGTGCGTCGGCCGGCGGTGCCACCCTGACGGCCGCGCGCGAGGCCAGCGCCCGCAGGCGGTCGTCGTCGCTCGACGCGGCCGCGATCGTCACCTCGTGCCCGAGGTCGGCGAGGCTGGCGGCCAGCGCGCCACCGACGTGCCCGTGCCCGATGCAGGCGATCCTCATCGCCCCAGTGCCTCGACGACCAGCCGTGCGGCGGCAGCACCGGAGAACTGCTGCTGGCCGGTGACCAGCAACCCGTCGCGCACGGCGAACGGGCGGAAGCGTTGATCGACGACGAAGTTGGTGCCGGCAATGGCCCGCGCCTCGTCCTCGATCCAGAAGGGCTGGATGCGCTGGCCGACGAAGGCGTCGGCGAACTGTTCCTCGCTGGTGGCAAAGCCGGTCCACGTGCGTCCGGCCACCAGGAGATCGCCACTGGACAGTCGGGTCTCGAGGAGCAGGCAGGTGGCGTGGCACACCAGGGCGGTCACCTTGCCGGCCTCGAAGAAACGCGCGACGAGCGACTGCAGCGCCGTGTTGCCGCGGAAGGTCACCATCGGCGACTGCCCGCCGACGAAGAACACCGCGTCGTAGGCCGCGACGTCCACGTCGGCCACGCTGCGGGTGTCCTGCAGGAGCGCGGCGTGCGCCGGGCTCTTCTTGAAGCCGAGGCTCAGGATGTCGGCAGCCGCGTAGCCGCTGGTGTCCTCGGGGTCGCTGAAGCCGTCGGCCTGCAGCGGCCCACCATCGGCGCTGCGGATCTCCACCTCGTAGCCCGCTTCGGTGAACTCCCAGTACGGGTGCGTGAGCTCGGCCCACCAGAAGCCGACGGGCCACCCGGTGGTGGGCGAGGTGGCAGGGTTGGCGACGACCATCAGCACCTTCTTCCGGCGCTGAGGGGTGGTGACGTTGGCGTTGGCACTCATCGGTGGACTCCAGGGAAGCAGGCGAGATTGATGCCTCCACGGTAGGAGTCCCCATTCATTGCATCAAGACATCTCGGCGCACTTCACGATTGCACCAGATGAAATCCTCAGCGCGCCGCCCGAGGCCCGCGACGGGGCCGCCGCGAGGCCTCGCGCACCGCCGCGGCGGCGCGCGTGAATACGTCGCGAAGCCAGGCGTTGGCCGGCTCGTTGTCGAGGCGTGGGTGCCAGAGCAGGCTCACGGGATACGTCGGCAACGCGACGGGGGCCTCCACGACATCGAGCGGGAGACGTGCCCGCACCGCCTCGACGGCCGATGCCGACACCGTCAACACGTCGTCGGACGCCGCCACCAGGTGCAGCGCCGCGGCGAAATAGGGCACGACGAGGCGGATGCGACGCTCGTGACCACGCTCGGCGAGCACCTGGTCGACGACGCTCTGTCGTCCGAGTGGCGCGACCACCACGTGGTCCAGTGCCAGCCAGGCCTCGAGCGTGAGCCGACGAGCCAATGCCGGGTGTCCGGCGCGGCCGACGCACACGAAGCGCTCGGTGAGCAGCGGCGACAGCCGGAACTCCGGCGGAAATGCGCCAGGCAGGCATACCGAGAGGTCGACCGTGCCGTCGCGCAGCAGCACCCAGTCGTCGACGATGCTGGGAAGGTAGCGGAGCGTCACCCCGGGCGCCTCGGCGCGGACGATGCCGTCGACGATCGGCGAGAACACCAGCAGCGCGTGATCGGTGGCCGTGATGGTGAAGGTCCGCGCCAGCGTGCGCGGTTGGAAGGGCTGCGAGGTGGTCAGCACGCGGTTGGCGTCTTCCACCAGGTTCCGGACGAGCGGCCGCAGTTCCTCGCCCCTCGGCGTGAGGCGCATCGACCGCCCCGTCCGCACCAGCAGGTCGTCGGCGAGGCGCTCGCGGAGGCGCGCGAGGGCGTGGCTGACGGCCGGCGTGCTC from Luteitalea sp. TBR-22 includes:
- a CDS encoding LysR family transcriptional regulator → MDARDLSLLLTLDALLQESNVTRAARRLGLSTPAVSHALARLRERLADDLLVRTGRSMRLTPRGEELRPLVRNLVEDANRVLTTSQPFQPRTLARTFTITATDHALLVFSPIVDGIVRAEAPGVTLRYLPSIVDDWVLLRDGTVDLSVCLPGAFPPEFRLSPLLTERFVCVGRAGHPALARRLTLEAWLALDHVVVAPLGRQSVVDQVLAERGHERRIRLVVPYFAAALHLVAASDDVLTVSASAVEAVRARLPLDVVEAPVALPTYPVSLLWHPRLDNEPANAWLRDVFTRAAAAVREASRRPRRGPRAAR
- a CDS encoding type 1 glutamine amidotransferase domain-containing protein; amino-acid sequence: MSANANVTTPQRRKKVLMVVANPATSPTTGWPVGFWWAELTHPYWEFTEAGYEVEIRSADGGPLQADGFSDPEDTSGYAAADILSLGFKKSPAHAALLQDTRSVADVDVAAYDAVFFVGGQSPMVTFRGNTALQSLVARFFEAGKVTALVCHATCLLLETRLSSGDLLVAGRTWTGFATSEEQFADAFVGQRIQPFWIEDEARAIAGTNFVVDQRFRPFAVRDGLLVTGQQQFSGAAAARLVVEALGR
- a CDS encoding NADPH-dependent F420 reductase, with the protein product MRIACIGHGHVGGALAASLADLGHEVTIAAASSDDDRLRALASRAAVRVAPPADALRSADVVFLATPFGALDDVAATMGDALSGKVLVDCTNPVGPGLQHGLRSERSGSEAVQAALPRTRVVKAFSVYGYENFVRREATRGVRPMMPICGDDAASKALVAGLATELGWEAVDVGGLAQALHLEHMTLLWVRMVRVGGADPRLVWAALRG